One stretch of Punica granatum isolate Tunisia-2019 chromosome 5, ASM765513v2, whole genome shotgun sequence DNA includes these proteins:
- the LOC116208900 gene encoding E3 ubiquitin-protein ligase UPL7 — protein MDLPRKNQVSLRGASAREITRDALLEKVSQERELRSYVRRANAAALFIQRVWRRYIVTRKTALRIQEEWDILLNQYSSSISATWISNSLLRPFLFFITRLLTQNGRIQMRESACMQNCFKIILESINSPDPRRNFCSLAVGSLEERRIWTYQAKNLITLCTSILAVYDKSDPAILVLTSLAMRLLVALTDSKGWKMAADSDRSAADMASKNLVLFLGSESGFYVSTRKYIMKLDFPLPLQKNVTMQTDDRFLITASMITLALRPFHVIFSDVYNSALEDMHRVTKCYILSLLTVPWLVQRLPAILVPALKHISVLSPCFQTLQTFGGEILTESSKSEHPEGLCRHKAIPPVGWVLANIICLMVGNENGSLDAKLFNQGMAYASYVRVVITLAEILFIWLENSGIVRDENQELECNCETSLDPTHTAFPETETTCGILNMSFVDLFKPLCQRSHLTELLANLKESTDAAEMGPRKNLDKLGTLELIDIAYFYSYMVRIFSVFNPHFGSLPVLNMLSFTPTLLLSLWRVLESYLFGIDSPEGNCFSLSNSLGNKKDDALVEKHKQSMKGGVSKWSSVLHKITGKSQPGVDYNHTDSTDYAASSMQIDEHHSDEWDVQLLRCGPQGIPRDMACLLFLFFAAYSHLLLVLDDIEFYEKQVPFTLEQQRRITSALNTLVYNSLSRGSLRQNKHLMECAIKCLHMMYERDCRHQFCPPALWLSPASQSRLPIAVAARMHEVLLTKSDDPLPDSSMGSVITTMPHVYPFEERVEMFREFVKMDKVSRAMAGEHTGPSSRKVEIVVRRGHVVEDGFRQLNSLGSRLKSSIHVSFVSECGLPEAGLDYGGLSKEFLTDLSKAAFSPEYGLFCQTSTVDRLLIPNPSAKYLENGLQMIEFLGRIVGKALYEGFLLDYSFSHVFVQKLLGRYSFLDELSTLDPEMYRNLMYVKHYEGDVKELALDFTVTEEFLGKRYLVELKPGGKDASVANENKMQYVHAIADYKLNRQILPFANAFYRGMTDLISPSWLKLFNANEFNQLLSGGKHDIDVDDLRNNTQYSGGYSEGSRTVKLFWEVMQNFEPRERCMLLKFVTSCSRAPLLGFKYLQPPFTIHKVACDVPLWASIGGQDVDRLPSASTCYNTLKLPTYKRASTLRAKLLYAISSNAGFELS, from the exons AAATGAGAGAATCAGCCTGCATGCAGAATTGTTTTAAGATTATATTGGAGAGCATAAACTCACCTG ATCCAAGGAGGAACTTTTGCTCTTTGGCAGTCGGTTCTCTAGAAGAGAGGAGAATCTGGACTTATCAAGCAAAGAATTTGATTACTCTTTGCACGTCCATTCTGGCAGTATATGATAAATCTGATCCTGCTATTCTTGTCCTGACCTCTTTAGCAATGCGACTTCTTGTGGCATTAACTGACTCGAAAGGATGGAAGATGGCTGCTGATAGTGATCGTTCTGCTGCAGATATGGCTTCTAAAAATTTAGTATTGTTTCTGGGAAGTGAAAGTGGCTTTTATGTCTCTACCAGAAAGTACATCATGAAATTGGATTTTCCCTTGCCATTACAGAAAAATGTTACAATGCAGACAGATGACAGGTTCTTGATCACAGCAAGCATGATAACTTTAGCTCTGCGGCCATTCCATGTCATCTTCTCTGATGTATATAATTCTGCACTTGAGGACATGCATCGTGTTACTAAATGCTATATTTTGTCCCTCCTTACGGTTCCTTGGCTTGTCCAACGTTTACCGGCCATTCTTGTGCCTGCTCTGAAGCATATATCTGTACTATCTCCATGCTTCCAGACTCTACAG ACTTTTGGAGGGGAAATTTTAACAGAATCATCAAAATCGGAACATCCAGAAGGGCTTTGTCGCCACAAGGCAATTCCCCCGGTGGGGTGGGTTCTAGCCAATATTATATGCCTGATGGTGGGGAATGAGAATGGCTCTTTAGATGCTAAGTTATTCAACCAGGGTATGGCTTATGCATCATATGTTCGAGTTGTAATAACTCTCGCTGAAATCCTTTTCATTTGGCTCGAGAACTCTGGAATAGTCAGAGATGAAAATCAGGAACTGGAGTGTAACTGTGAGACTTCATTGGATCCAACTCATACAGCTTTCCCTGAAACAGAAACTACATGTGGGATTCTGAATATGTCCTTCGTGGACCTATTTAAACCTCTTTGTCAGCGGTCTCATCTGACAGAATTATTGGCTAACCTGAAGGAGTCTACTGATGCGGCAGAGATGGGACCCAGAAAGAATCTCGATAAGTTGGGGACGTTGGAACTGATTGACATtgcatatttttattcttatatgGTCAGAATATTCTCCGTCTTTAATCCCCATTTTGGATCATTACCAGTCCTTAATATGCTGTCTTTCACTCCGACACTTCTTCTTAGTCTATGGCGGGTTCTTGAAAGTTATCTCTTTGGCATCGATTCCCCAGAAGGAAACTGTTTCTCTTTGAGCAATTCTTTGGGGAACAAAAAGGATGATGCTTTGGTGGAGAAACATAAACAGTCGATGAAGGGCGGAGTTAGCAAGTGGAGCTCAGTCCTACACAAAATTACTGGCAAGTCGCAGCCCGGTGTTGATTACAATCATACAGATTCAACCGATTACGCAGCGAGCAGCATGCAGATTGACGAACATCATTCTGATGAATGGGATGTACAGCTCTTGAGATGTGGTCCACAGGGTATTCCAAGAGACATGGCTTGTCTGCTTTTTCTGTTCTTTGCCGCCTATTCACATCTGCTACTAGTTCTCGATGACATTGAATTCTATGAAAAACAG GTTCCGTTCACACTAGAGCAGCAGCGGAGAATTACGTCAGCACTCAACACACTAGTATATAACAGCTTGTCCAGAGGAAGTCTTAGACAAAATAAACACCTCATGGAGTGTGCAATTAAATGCTTGCATATGATGTATGAAAGAGATTGCAGGCACCAGTTTTGTCCCCCAGCATTGTGGTTATCTCCGGCATCTCAGAGCCGTCTTCCTATTGCCGTAGCCGCCCGAATGCATGAAGTTCTGTTGACAAAATCAGATGATCCCTTGCCAGACTCAAGCATGGGCTCAGTCATCACCACTATGCCACATGTTTATCCATTTGAAGAGAG AGTTGAGATGTTCAGAGAGTTTGTAAAGATGGACAAAGTTTCCAGAGCAATGGCCGGTGAGCATACTGGGCCCAGTTCACGGAAAGTTGAGATAGTTGTTCGGAGGGGCCATGTTGTGGAAGATGGGTTTAGGCAACTAAACTCGCTGGGGTCGCGGCTGAAATCATCGATCCATGTATCCTTTGTTAGTGAATGTGGCCTTCCCGAGGCTGGTCTGGACTACGGAGGACTTTCCAAGGAGTTCTTAACTGATCTCTCGAAAGCTGCCTTTTCACCTGA GTATGGTTTGTTCTGTCAAACCTCAACTGTCGATCGACTATTGATCCCAAATCCATCTGCAAAATATCTAGAAAATGGATTACAGATGATTGAATTTCTTGGGAGGATTGTGGGCAAAGCTCTATATGAAGGTTTCCTGTTGGATTACTCCTTCTCACACGTGTTTGTCCAAAAGCTGTTGGGCAGATACAGCTTTCTTGATGAGCTATCAACCCTCGATCCTGAGATGTATAGGAATCTTATGTATGTCAAG CATTATGAAGGTGATGTGAAGGAACTGGCGCTGGATTTCACAGTTACTGAAGAATTTTTGGGTAAACGGTACCTTGTTGAACTAAAACCTGGGGGCAAGGATGCTTCCGTGGCAAACGAAAACAAGATGCAGTATGTTCATGCTATTGCAGATTACAAACTTAACAGACAG ATATTGCCTTTTGCAAATGCATTCTACAGAGGTATGACTGATCTCATTTCACCATCTTGGCTGAAGCTGTTTAATGCAAATGAATTCAACCAG TTGCTTTCAGGTGGGAAACATGATATTGATGTTGATGACTTAAGAAATAATACACAGTATTCTGGTGGTTATTCCGAGGGAAGCCGGACCGTCAAACTCTTCTGGGAG GTTATGCAAAATTTTGAGCCAAGAGAACGCTGTATGCTTCTAAAGTTTGTGACCAGTTGTTCTCGAGCTCCCTTACTCGGGTTCAAATACTTGCAGCCACCCTTTACTATTCATAAG GTTGCTTGTGATGTCCCTCTTTGGGCGAGTATTGGCGGACAGGATGTGGACCGACTTCCCTCAGCTTCCACATGCTACAATACCCTGAAG CTGCCAACATACAAGCGTGCCAGCACTCTGAGAGCTAAGCTTCTCTATGCAATCAGTAGCAACGCCGGATTTGAACTTTCATAG
- the LOC116208902 gene encoding GDSL esterase/lipase At5g03810-like, with product MRDFLKHGCWCCFCLLAVALLVEVPHSVPGVQGQPLVPALCIFGDSVVDVGNNNRLLTLVKANFPPYGRDFVTHQPTGRFCNGKLATDFTAEFLGFTSYQPAYLSQDATGKNLLIGANFASGASGFYDGTAQTYGAISLPQQLNNYKEWQGKVASIVGRKKANATFSGAIHLLSAGSSDFIQNYYVNPLLNRAYSVDQFSDTLLRSYSNFILNLYGLGARKVGVTSLPPLGCLPAAITLFGLGSNQCIARLNQDAVSFNNKLNSISQSLKAKLSGLKLVIFDIYQPLLDMVTKPADNGFFESRRACCGTGTIETSLLCNSASIGTCSNATGYVFWDGFHPSEAANMVLAGDLLGQGFDLIS from the exons ATGAGAGACTTCTTGAAGCATGGCTGCTGGTGCTGCTTCTGCTTATTAGCGGTGGCTCTGCTCGTTGAGGTCCCACACTCCGTTCCAGGGGTCCAGGGACAGCCTCTGGTACCGGCGCTATGCATATTCGGGGACTCTGTCGTGGATGTGGGCAACAACAACCGCCTCCTCACACTCGTCAAGGCCAACTTCCCTCCGTACGGCCGGGACTTCGTTACGCACCAACCCACCGGCCGCTTCTGCAACGGCAAGCTCGCTACGGACTTCACTG CTGAGTTCCTGGGGTTTACCTCGTACCAACCGGCTTACCTGAGCCAAGATGCCACCGGGAAGAACCTACTGATCGGAGCCAACTTCGCCTCGGGCGCTTCTGGGTTTTATGATGGCACTGCTCAGACATAT GGAGCAATCTCATTGCCGCAGCAGCTCAACAACTACAAGGAGTGGCAGGGCAAGGTGGCGAGCATAGTGGGGAGGAAGAAGGCTAATGCCACCTTCTCAGGCGCGATCCACCTCCTGAGCGCCGGCAGCAGTGACTTCATTCAGAACTACTACGTCAACCCCCTCCTAAACCGAGCCTACTCCGTCGATCAGTTCTCCGACACTCTCCTCCGATCTTACTCTAATTTCATCCTA AATTTGTATGGACTCGGAGCAAGGAAGGTCGGGGTGACAAGTCTGCCTCCACTGGGATGTCTGCCTGCAGCAATCACACTCTTTGGGTTGGGAAGCAATCAGTGCATCGCAAGATTAAATCAAGACGCGGTCTCGTTCAATAATAAGCTCAACAGCATATCTCAGAGCTTAAAGGCTAAGCTATCCGGTCTCAAACTTGTCATCTTCGATATATACCAGCCTCTTCTCGATATGGTCACAAAACCTGCTGATAACG GTTTCTTTGAGTCGAGGAGAGCTTGTTGTGGAACCGGGACCATAGAAACATCATTGCTTTGCAACTCAGCATCTATAGGGACGTGCTCAAATGCTACAGGATATGTCTTTTGGGATGGCTTTCACCCTTCCGAAGCAGCTAACATGGTCTTGGCAGGAGATCTACTGGGGCAGGGGTTTGACCTTATATCTTAG
- the LOC116208901 gene encoding polyadenylate-binding protein 7 yields the protein MAVPPTVAATATAPASLYVGDLHPDVTDGALFEAFTEFKSLSSVRVCRDSSSGRSLCYGYVNFLSPQDAMNAIESKNHTLLNGKFIRVAWSCRDPDARRTGKGNIFVKNLSDSVDNVGLQELFKPFGNILSCKVVTSEDGKSKGYGFVQFDSDESATAAMEKLNGSDAGGKQIYVAKFVKRSDRVLSRANAIYTNLYVKNLDPDVTEEVLREKFSDFGKITSLVIVKNENGISRGFGFVNFESPDDAKQATETMNGSQLGLKVLYVSRAQKRAERDEILRRQFEEKRKESILKYKDSNVYVKNIDDDVSDEELREHFSQCGSITSAKIMRDDKGISKGFGFICFSHPEEASRAVNSFHGFMFHRKPLYVAIAQRKQDRQAQLQLHYSQRMAGLSGASPAVIPGGYPSYYYTGPSGLISQAPSRPGLMYQPIGLRPAWRGNGLPPPPGPGFPTASLPIPHTPQEGRHNRGRMNGHMIPQGGAPSAMYIPHLQQPTQPVAPLKDPHLQRVGQHRYVPSGRSREMNKGSGVVPSGSDPAGAGPPGTEMLSSLLAAASPEQQKQILGERLYPLVQKNKPDLVAKITGMLLEMDNSELLLLLESPESLAAKVEEAVQVLKLSKSKSSNQAALQPNFLSTEVAVN from the exons ATGGCGGTTCCTCCGACGGTCGCCGCCACCGCCACCGCTCCGGCGTCTCTTTACGTCGGGGACCTCCACCCCGATGTCACTGACGGTGCTCTCTTCGAGGCGTTCACGGAGTTCAAGAGCCTCTCGTCGGTCCGCGTCTGCAGAGACTCCTCCTCTGGCAGGTCCCTCTGTTACGGATACGTCaactttctctctcctcaAGACG CTATGAACGCAATTGAATCCAAGAATCACACTCTACTGAATGGAAAATTCATAAGAGTGGCCTGGTCCTGTCGTGATCCCGATGCAAGGAGAACTGGAAAAGGGAACATATTTGTTAAG AACTTGAGTGACTCGGTTGATAATGTGGGACTACAAGAATTGTTTAAGCCATTTGGTAACATATTATCTTGCAAAGTCGTCACATCAGAGGATGGGAAGAGCAAAGGATATGGCTTTGTTCAATTTGATTCTGACGAATCTGCAACTGCTGCTATGGAGAAACTGAATGGTTCGGATGCTGGAGGCAAGCAGAT ATATGTGGCAAAGTTTGTCAAAAGAAGTGATCGGGTTCTGTCTCGGGCCAATGCTATATACACTAATCTGTATGTGAAGAATCTCGATCCTGATGTCACAGAAGAGGTCTTGCGAGAGAAATTTTCTGATTTTGGTAAAATTACCAGTCTGGTCATTGTGAAGAATGAAAATGGTATCTCGAGGGGATTTGGCTTTGTGAACTTCGAAAGCCCTGATGATGCAAAGCAAGCCACTGAAACCATGAATGGATCACAACTTG GTTTGAAGGTTCTCTATGTATCAAGGGCGCAGAAAAGGGCTGAGCGTGATGAGATTTTGCGACGCCAATTTGAGGAGAAACGGAAGGAGAGCATCCTTAAGTACAAG GACTCAAATGTCTATGTCAAGAACATTGATGATGATGTCAGTGACGAAGAACTGAGAGAGCACTTCAGCCAGTGTGGCAGCATCACTTCTGCAAAAATCATGCGTGATGACAAAGGCATTAGCAAGGGTTTTGGTTTCATCTGCTTCTCCCACCCTGAGGAGGCGAGTAGAGCTGTCAACAGTTTCCATG GATTCATGTTTCATCGAAAGCCACTGTATGTTGCTATTGCTCAAAGGAAGCAGGATAGGCAAGCACAACTACAGCTTCATTATTCCCAGAGAATGGCTGGACTTAGTGGAGCCTCACCTGCTGTAATTCCTGGAGGATACCCTTCTTACTACTACACAGGACCTTCTGGTCTTATTTCTCAAGCGCCTTCTCGCCCAGGGCTGATGTATCAGCCAATAGGATTGAGGCCCGCATGGAGAGGAAATGGGCTTCCTCCCCCACCTGGACCGGGATTTCCAACTGCATCACTGCCG ATACCGCATACTCCACAAGAGGGTAGACACAACAGAGGCAGGATGAACGGGCATATGATTCCACAAGGTGGCGCTCCATCTGCAATGTACATTCCACATTTGCAACAGCCAACTCAACCAGTGGCACCTCTCAAAGACCCACACTTGCAG CGTGTTGGGCAGCATAGATATGTGCCTAGTGGGCGTTCACGGGAGATGAACAAGGGATCGGGAGTCGTACCTTCTGGCTCTGATCCTGCTGGAGCAGGGCCACCGGGGACAGAGATGCTGAGCAGCCTGCTTGCAGCTGCGTCCCCTGAGCAGCAGAAACAGATACTGGGGGAGCGCCTTTACCCTcttgtccaaaaaaataag CCTGACCTTGTCGCTAAGATAACCGGGATGCTTCTGGAGATGGACAACTCGGAACTACTGCTGCTTTTGGAGTCACCCGAGTCACTGGCCGCAAAGGTGGAAGAAGCCGTGCAGGTCCTCAAGCTATCGAAGAGCAAATCTTCTAATCAGGCCGCTCTACAGCCCAATTTTCTATCCACGGAGGTGGCAGTCAATTGA